In one window of Gossypium arboreum isolate Shixiya-1 chromosome 4, ASM2569848v2, whole genome shotgun sequence DNA:
- the LOC128279272 gene encoding wax ester synthase/diacylglycerol acyltransferase 6-like: MEQLPHNRPLWNIHIIKYTTSNAAGNIIFKLHHSLGDGYSLMAALLSCLQRADNPSVPLTFPSLTSAQNPNLSVRGTSIYRNIPKVLRSAFNTVSDFGWSLMKSSYVEDDISLIRSGNPGVEFKPVVISTMTFSLDDIKQIKTKLRVE, from the exons ATGGAACAGCTCCCACATAATCGGCCACTATGGAATATTCATATCATCAAGTACACTACTAGCAACGCAGCTGGTAATATAATATTCAAGCTTCATCATTCATTGGGTGACGGCTATTCTCTCATGGCTGCTCTTCTTTCTTGTCTACAAAGAGCTGACAATCCTTCGGTTCCATTGACATTTCCTTCACTTACTTCTGCCCAGAACCCAAATCTTTCCGTCAGAGGTACCAGCATATACAGGAACATTCCTAAAGTGTTACGGTCAGCCTTCAACACTGTATCAGATTTTGGATGGAGCTTGATGAAAAGCAGCTATGTTGAAGATGATATTAGTTTGATAAGATCTGGGAATCCTGGGGTAGAGTTCAAGCCAGTTGTAATTTCAACAATGACATTTTCACTTGATGACATCAAACAGATCAAGACCAAGCTTAGAGTG GAATAA
- the LOC128279274 gene encoding uncharacterized protein LOC128279274, whose translation MQEGRNKLNNEHSTALVLLNTRAIREYKSVKEMHKPCAEKVWGNQFAFLDVSIPELTSLESLNPLDFVWKAQKLIQRQRNSGAIFLTARLLEWLRKFKGPEVSSFQLYQYLYLPQTAPYYQMFLTLNPKSDNAEN comes from the coding sequence ATGCAAGAAGGAAGGAATAAGTTGAATAATGAACATTCAACAGCACTAGTGCTGCTGAATACTAGGGCCATTCGAGAGTACAAGTCGGTGAAGGAGATGCACAAACCCTGTGCTGAGAAAGTATGGGGAAACCAGTTCGCCTTCTTGGATGTTTCAATACCTGAATTAACCAGTTTGGAATCTTTGAATCCGCTTGATTTTGTGTGGAAAGCTCAGAAACTTATTCAGAGACAGCGAAACTCGGGTGCTATTTTTCTTACAGCTCGCCTTCTTGAGTGGCTCAGGAAATTTAAAGGCCCAGAGGTATCTTCTTTCCAACTTTATCAATATTTATATTTGCCGCAAACTGCACCCTATTACCAAATGTTTTTAACATTAAATCCGAAATCCGACAATGCGGAAAACTAG